A single window of Frankiaceae bacterium DNA harbors:
- a CDS encoding transposase family protein — protein sequence MVTYPAVLDLPREVVDSLAVLLAQHRVDVGSRWRRLSPYRQAVLVLARLRKGETLAALAAGFGVGVATAHRYCEEATALLAAHAPTLTDAVEQARRAGWAVLDGTLVPTDRLADKRFNSGKHRAYGVNVQARISPHGRPLWCSAPLPGATHDLTAARSHGMLDAIAAAGVTVLADRAYTGAAELLLPYKTWNGRTLSSAKQAANRAHAALRSLGERGFAVLKTWRILRRLRTCPWRAGPIVAAILTLEHL from the coding sequence GTGGTGACCTATCCTGCCGTGCTCGACCTGCCGCGGGAAGTCGTCGACTCGCTCGCGGTGCTGCTGGCGCAGCACCGCGTCGACGTGGGCAGCCGGTGGCGGCGGTTGTCGCCGTATCGGCAGGCGGTGCTGGTGCTCGCCCGGTTGCGCAAGGGCGAGACGCTGGCCGCCTTGGCGGCCGGGTTCGGTGTTGGCGTCGCGACGGCGCACCGCTACTGCGAGGAGGCCACCGCGCTTCTCGCCGCGCACGCGCCGACGCTCACCGACGCCGTCGAGCAGGCGCGCCGGGCCGGGTGGGCGGTGCTCGACGGCACCCTGGTGCCGACCGACCGGTTGGCGGACAAGCGGTTCAACTCCGGCAAGCACCGCGCTTACGGCGTCAACGTGCAAGCGCGCATCTCCCCGCACGGGCGGCCGCTGTGGTGCTCGGCGCCGCTGCCCGGCGCCACCCACGACCTCACCGCCGCCCGCTCCCACGGGATGCTCGACGCCATCGCCGCGGCCGGCGTCACCGTCCTCGCCGACCGGGCCTACACCGGCGCCGCCGAGCTGCTGCTGCCCTACAAGACCTGGAACGGCCGGACCCTCTCCTCCGCCAAACAGGCCGCGAACCGCGCACACGCCGCGCTCCGCAGCCTCGGCGAACGCGGCTTCGCGGTCCTCAAGACCTGGCGCATCCTGCGCCGGCTCCGCACCTGCCCCTGGCGCGCCGGCCCCATCGTCGCCGCCATCCTCACCCTCGAACACCTCTGA
- a CDS encoding DUF4287 domain-containing protein: protein MSLHHSLETHQNLLQRIPEVTGRRLPQWFETIENGPALLRFEERVNWLKDEHDLPHGYATALVYEHDQRRRAV, encoded by the coding sequence ATGTCGCTGCACCACTCCTTGGAGACCCACCAGAACCTGCTCCAGCGGATCCCCGAGGTGACCGGTCGGCGCCTCCCGCAGTGGTTCGAGACGATCGAGAACGGGCCCGCCCTGCTCCGCTTCGAGGAGCGGGTCAACTGGCTCAAGGACGAGCACGACCTCCCCCACGGCTACGCCACCGCGCTGGTGTACGAGCACGACCAGCGCCGCCGCGCCGTCTAG
- a CDS encoding M1 family aminopeptidase → MTRRLAAALALLAAVACSPDAPAAAPSPSPSASSVSPSPSASSASPSPAATRTASPSPSPNPAVACPASYAAPDPRRPVVDLRFVVGDDKRTVRGSESVTFTPDRPVDRLVFRLWSNGPASRRGGGSSRVTKAVVDGRAATVSTSQSGTLASIPLGLTAPAGTAIQADLDFVMTLPSGVNERWGRSGQTVWFGSGFPLLAWERGRGWAVEPPTSAFAEAATSEAFRLTLTVDAPAGDVVLATGEHVRKAGRLRVRRAAAVRDVLVAVGPFRVAKGTARGTPVTVGVAPGLSDNPAALLALHRSGIAALADRFGPFPYESLDVAVVPVVSGGIEFPAGIILGTRQDRDATLVHEIAHEYFYGLVGDNQGRDPWLDESFATYAEALVRGTGGRYLSTSIPASGRNRVGRPMTYWEQHRDDYYRSVYVQGAAALLRARATVGAAAFDRAIRCYVNANAHRVAVPADLRRALRAYPAAVAALVRVGALPPG, encoded by the coding sequence ATGACCCGCCGACTCGCCGCCGCCCTCGCGCTCCTCGCGGCTGTCGCGTGCTCACCCGACGCGCCGGCGGCGGCGCCGTCACCCTCGCCGTCGGCGTCGTCCGTCTCCCCGTCCCCGTCCGCCTCGTCGGCCTCGCCGTCGCCGGCGGCCACGCGGACCGCGTCGCCCTCGCCGTCGCCGAACCCCGCGGTGGCCTGCCCGGCGTCGTACGCCGCGCCCGACCCCCGCCGCCCCGTCGTCGACCTGCGCTTCGTGGTCGGCGACGACAAGCGGACGGTGCGCGGGAGCGAGTCGGTGACGTTCACGCCGGATCGTCCTGTCGACCGGCTGGTGTTCCGGCTCTGGTCCAACGGTCCGGCCTCCCGCCGCGGCGGCGGGTCCAGCCGCGTGACGAAGGCCGTCGTCGACGGCCGCGCCGCCACCGTGTCGACGTCGCAGTCGGGGACGCTGGCGTCGATCCCGCTGGGGCTCACCGCGCCCGCCGGCACCGCGATCCAAGCCGACCTCGACTTCGTCATGACGCTGCCGTCGGGGGTCAACGAGCGCTGGGGGCGTTCCGGGCAGACGGTGTGGTTCGGGTCGGGGTTCCCGCTGCTCGCGTGGGAGCGCGGCCGCGGGTGGGCGGTCGAGCCTCCGACGTCGGCGTTCGCGGAGGCGGCGACCAGCGAGGCGTTCCGGCTCACGCTGACCGTCGACGCGCCGGCCGGCGACGTCGTGCTCGCGACCGGAGAGCACGTCCGGAAGGCGGGGCGCCTCCGCGTCCGCAGGGCGGCGGCGGTGCGCGACGTGCTCGTGGCGGTGGGTCCGTTCCGCGTGGCGAAGGGCACGGCGCGCGGGACGCCCGTGACCGTGGGCGTCGCGCCGGGGCTGTCCGACAACCCCGCGGCGCTGCTGGCGCTGCACCGGTCGGGGATCGCGGCGCTGGCCGACCGGTTCGGGCCGTTCCCGTACGAGTCGCTCGACGTCGCCGTCGTGCCCGTGGTCAGCGGAGGGATCGAGTTCCCCGCGGGGATCATCCTCGGCACCCGGCAGGATCGGGACGCGACGCTCGTGCACGAGATCGCGCACGAGTACTTCTACGGCCTCGTCGGCGACAACCAGGGGCGCGACCCGTGGCTGGACGAGTCGTTCGCGACGTACGCGGAGGCCCTGGTCCGCGGCACCGGCGGGCGGTACCTCTCGACGTCGATCCCGGCCTCGGGGCGCAACCGCGTCGGGCGGCCGATGACGTACTGGGAGCAGCACCGCGACGACTACTACCGCTCCGTCTACGTCCAGGGCGCGGCCGCGCTGCTGCGCGCGCGGGCGACGGTGGGGGCGGCGGCGTTCGACCGGGCGATCCGCTGCTACGTCAACGCCAACGCCCACCGCGTCGCGGTCCCCGCGGACCTGCGGCGGGCGCTGCGGGCGTACCCGGCGGCGGTGGCGGCGCTGGTCCGGGTGGGTGCGTTACCGCCCGGGTGA
- a CDS encoding GAF domain-containing sensor histidine kinase, whose amino-acid sequence MHPALVVALPLVMAAVALLAFQRGYLAARRNDDVRVRLLVDIVGDAMSVVGDRSASDAVVRRLAQVLDADATAVGFVDEGRLHLFGMHGYDVGVSSHSLAKGEGMSGRAWELGQPLVVEDVRREPGYLAGSNGIRSGVYVPGKARGRVTLVVAAESRRVAAYSQKDLLLIAPLADLLASMLESRRMLREAEQLEERLLTLVGHEMRTPLTTIFGSLTTLRHYAERIDAAARDDLLDAGLRASRRLERLVESLLMAARLDAEDVTFRRTSLLVHGVVADAVAASAVEGRVAIDVPATLGVTADPVHLGTVVQQLVENAVVHGGDGPVEVVAYDAGADIVAIEVRDEGPGIPVDEQEAALGRFRRIGEHSVPGTGLGLYLARRLVEGMGGELALRSAPGLGCTVEVRLPALAPVTGLPAQRESNDADVTAR is encoded by the coding sequence GTGCACCCAGCGCTCGTCGTCGCGCTGCCGCTCGTCATGGCAGCGGTGGCCCTCCTCGCGTTCCAGCGCGGGTACCTCGCGGCCCGGCGCAACGACGACGTCCGCGTCCGCCTCCTCGTCGACATCGTCGGCGACGCGATGTCGGTGGTGGGCGACCGCTCGGCGTCCGACGCCGTCGTACGACGGCTCGCGCAGGTCCTCGACGCGGACGCGACGGCGGTCGGGTTCGTCGACGAGGGGCGGCTGCACCTGTTCGGGATGCACGGCTACGACGTCGGCGTCAGCAGCCACTCGCTCGCGAAGGGCGAGGGCATGTCCGGGCGCGCGTGGGAGCTCGGTCAGCCCCTGGTCGTCGAGGACGTACGCCGCGAGCCCGGCTACCTCGCCGGCAGCAACGGCATCCGCAGCGGCGTGTACGTCCCCGGCAAGGCCCGCGGCCGCGTCACCCTGGTGGTCGCCGCAGAGTCGCGGCGGGTGGCGGCGTACTCCCAGAAGGACCTGCTCCTCATCGCGCCGCTCGCCGACCTGCTCGCGTCGATGCTGGAGAGCCGGCGGATGCTGCGCGAGGCGGAGCAGCTGGAGGAACGCCTGCTCACCCTCGTCGGCCACGAGATGCGCACGCCGCTGACGACGATCTTCGGGTCGCTGACGACCCTGCGGCACTACGCCGAGCGCATCGACGCGGCCGCACGCGACGACCTGCTCGACGCCGGCCTGCGCGCGTCCCGCCGCCTCGAACGCCTCGTCGAGTCGCTGCTCATGGCGGCGCGGCTCGACGCGGAGGACGTGACGTTCCGGCGGACGTCGCTGCTCGTGCACGGCGTCGTCGCCGACGCGGTCGCGGCGAGCGCGGTGGAGGGTCGCGTCGCGATCGACGTGCCCGCGACGCTCGGCGTCACCGCCGACCCCGTCCACCTCGGCACGGTCGTTCAGCAGCTCGTCGAGAACGCCGTCGTCCACGGCGGCGACGGCCCCGTCGAGGTCGTCGCGTACGACGCGGGCGCGGACATCGTCGCGATCGAGGTCCGCGACGAGGGGCCGGGCATTCCCGTGGACGAGCAGGAGGCGGCGCTCGGACGGTTCCGGCGGATCGGCGAGCACAGCGTTCCGGGGACGGGTCTCGGCCTCTACCTCGCGCGGCGGCTGGTCGAGGGCATGGGCGGCGAGCTGGCGCTGCGTTCCGCGCCCGGGCTGGGCTGCACGGTCGAGGTGCGGCTGCCGGCCTTGGCGCCCGTGACCGGGCTGCCCGCGCAGCGGGAGTCGAACGACGCCGACGTCACTGCCCGCTAG
- a CDS encoding acetyl-CoA C-acetyltransferase produces MPEAVIVATARSPIGRAFKGSLKDLRPDDLTATIIQAALDKVPALDPHTVDDVMLGCGLPGGEQGFNMARVVCTLLGLDDVPGTTLTRYCASSLQTTRMAFHAIKAGEGDVFVSAGVEMVSRYVKGNSDSHPDTTNPQFAEAQQRSEQFAAGGQTWSDPREGGKLPDIYLAMGQTAENLAQLKGVTREDQDEFGVRSQNNAEKAIADGFWAREITPVTTPDGTVVSTDDGPRPGVTIEAVSQLKPVFRPDGTVTAGNCCPLNDGAAAVVVMSDTKAAELGITPLARIVSTGVSALSPEIMGLGPVEATKRALAKAGMSIGDIDLVEINEAFAAQVIPSYRDLGIDIDRLNVHGGAIAVGHPFGMTGARITGTLLNGLEFRDKTFGLETMCVGGGQGMAMIVERLA; encoded by the coding sequence ATGCCTGAAGCCGTCATCGTCGCGACCGCCCGCTCCCCCATCGGGCGCGCGTTCAAGGGTTCGCTGAAGGACCTGCGGCCCGACGACCTGACCGCCACGATCATCCAGGCCGCGCTGGACAAGGTGCCCGCGCTGGACCCGCACACGGTCGACGACGTCATGCTGGGCTGCGGCCTCCCCGGCGGCGAGCAGGGCTTCAACATGGCCCGCGTCGTCTGCACGCTCCTCGGCCTCGACGACGTACCCGGTACGACGCTGACGCGGTACTGCGCCTCCTCGCTGCAGACGACACGGATGGCGTTCCACGCGATCAAGGCGGGCGAGGGCGACGTGTTCGTCAGCGCCGGCGTGGAGATGGTCAGCCGCTACGTCAAGGGCAACAGCGACAGCCACCCCGACACGACCAACCCCCAGTTCGCCGAGGCGCAGCAACGGTCCGAGCAGTTCGCGGCCGGCGGGCAGACGTGGTCGGACCCGCGCGAGGGCGGCAAGCTCCCCGACATCTACCTCGCGATGGGCCAGACCGCGGAGAACCTCGCCCAGCTCAAGGGCGTCACCCGCGAGGACCAGGACGAGTTCGGCGTGCGCTCGCAGAACAACGCCGAGAAGGCCATCGCCGACGGCTTCTGGGCCCGCGAGATCACGCCGGTCACGACGCCCGACGGCACGGTCGTCAGCACCGACGACGGCCCGCGCCCCGGCGTGACGATCGAGGCGGTCAGCCAGCTCAAGCCGGTGTTCCGCCCCGACGGCACCGTCACCGCCGGCAACTGCTGCCCGCTCAACGACGGCGCCGCCGCGGTCGTCGTCATGAGCGACACCAAGGCCGCGGAGCTCGGCATCACGCCGCTCGCGCGCATCGTCTCCACCGGCGTCTCCGCGCTGTCGCCCGAGATCATGGGCCTCGGCCCGGTCGAGGCGACCAAGCGCGCGCTCGCCAAGGCCGGCATGTCCATCGGCGACATCGACCTCGTCGAGATCAACGAGGCGTTCGCCGCGCAGGTCATCCCGTCGTACCGCGACCTGGGCATCGACATCGACCGCCTGAACGTCCACGGCGGCGCGATCGCGGTCGGACACCCGTTCGGCATGACCGGCGCCCGCATCACCGGCACGCTCCTCAACGGCCTGGAGTTCCGCGACAAGACGTTCGGGCTCGAGACGATGTGCGTCGGCGGCGGCCAGGGCATGGCGATGATCGTGGAGCGGCTGGCGTAA
- a CDS encoding SGNH/GDSL hydrolase family protein yields MGLRRRVVLGLAATTVAGGSVLGVEALIVTRREFLSADTAPPIRGEFGRAFAPPLRLAVLGDSTAAGVGVRTVEDTVAGRLARVLADNGRFVTLDGLGVSGSRAADLAPQVSRALVHPPDVAVILIGANDATHLTRIDDVRRDVRAAVERLHQAGVRVVVGTCPDMGSATAFLPPLRQVVAWQGRRVGHASGEAAVIGGAAAVDIGAETGPAFRSDPARYLSSDEFHPSADGYALWAEALAGEVRAAAGVAFDSST; encoded by the coding sequence ATGGGTCTGCGGCGGCGCGTCGTGCTGGGTCTCGCGGCGACGACCGTCGCGGGCGGGTCGGTGCTCGGCGTCGAGGCGCTGATCGTGACGCGGCGGGAGTTCCTGTCCGCGGACACGGCGCCGCCGATCCGGGGGGAGTTCGGGCGGGCGTTCGCGCCACCGCTGCGGCTCGCGGTGCTCGGCGACTCGACGGCGGCGGGCGTCGGCGTCCGTACGGTCGAGGACACCGTCGCGGGCCGCCTGGCGAGGGTGCTGGCGGACAACGGCCGCTTCGTGACGCTCGATGGGCTCGGCGTCTCCGGCTCGCGGGCGGCGGACCTCGCGCCGCAGGTCTCGCGGGCGCTCGTCCACCCGCCCGACGTCGCGGTCATCCTCATCGGCGCCAACGACGCCACCCACCTCACCCGCATCGACGACGTACGCCGCGACGTCCGCGCCGCCGTCGAACGCCTCCACCAGGCCGGCGTCCGCGTCGTCGTCGGGACCTGCCCGGACATGGGCTCGGCGACGGCGTTCCTCCCGCCGCTGCGCCAGGTCGTCGCGTGGCAGGGGCGCCGGGTCGGCCACGCCTCCGGCGAGGCGGCGGTCATCGGGGGCGCGGCGGCGGTCGACATCGGCGCGGAGACGGGCCCGGCGTTCCGGTCGGACCCGGCGCGCTACCTGTCGTCGGACGAGTTCCACCCCTCGGCCGACGGCTACGCGCTGTGGGCCGAGGCGCTCGCGGGAGAGGTGCGCGCGGCGGCGGGGGTAGCGTTCGACTCCAGCACCTGA
- a CDS encoding ATP-binding cassette domain-containing protein — MSYIDVAHLSYVLPDGRPLLDDVSFRVGDGAHVALVGANGAGKTTLLRLVTGDLQPTGGVVTHGGRLGVMRQFIGSIHDDSTVRDLLISLGDPGLKKAGAELDAAELAMMESDDEKTQMRYAHALAVWGDAGGYDAEVLWDTCTVAAFDEPFSAVGHRLVRTLSGGEQKRLALEALIRSDAAVLLLDEPDNYLDVEGKRWLERTINDCPKTILYVSHDRELLANTATKIVTVEAHSAWVHGGGFATYHEARQARIDRLDELHRRWEEEHQRLKDLVNTLRVQAKISPDMASRYRAMVTRLEKFEAAGPPPERPKEQKVRMRLGGGRTGVRALVIEDLELTGLTKPWSAEIFFAERVAVLGPNGTGKSHFLRLLAGENVAHTGVARLGARVVPGYFAQTHDDRTIQDKTLVEVLWEESHDRGKAMARLRRYELDTAGDQKFRHLSGGQQARFQILLLEVRGATMLLLDEPTDNLDIASAEALEEGLAAFEGTVVAVTHDRWFMRSFDRFLVFGEDGVVSEALAAP, encoded by the coding sequence GTGAGCTACATCGACGTCGCGCATCTCTCGTACGTCCTCCCCGACGGCCGCCCGCTGCTCGACGACGTGTCGTTCCGCGTGGGCGACGGCGCGCACGTCGCGCTCGTCGGCGCGAACGGCGCGGGCAAGACCACGCTGCTCCGCCTCGTCACCGGCGACCTCCAGCCGACCGGCGGCGTCGTGACGCACGGTGGCCGGCTCGGCGTGATGCGGCAGTTCATCGGCTCGATCCACGACGACTCGACGGTGCGCGACCTGCTCATCTCCCTCGGCGACCCGGGGCTGAAGAAGGCCGGCGCGGAGCTCGACGCGGCCGAGCTGGCGATGATGGAGAGCGACGACGAGAAGACGCAGATGCGGTACGCGCACGCGCTCGCGGTGTGGGGGGACGCCGGCGGCTACGACGCCGAGGTGCTGTGGGACACGTGCACGGTGGCGGCGTTCGACGAGCCGTTCTCCGCGGTGGGTCACCGGCTGGTGCGCACGCTGTCCGGCGGCGAGCAGAAGCGGCTGGCGCTGGAGGCGCTGATCCGCAGCGACGCCGCGGTGCTGCTGCTCGACGAGCCGGACAACTACCTCGACGTCGAGGGCAAGCGCTGGCTCGAACGCACCATCAACGACTGCCCCAAGACCATCCTGTACGTCTCCCACGACCGCGAGCTGCTCGCCAACACCGCCACGAAGATCGTCACCGTCGAGGCGCACTCGGCGTGGGTGCACGGCGGCGGCTTCGCGACGTACCACGAGGCGCGGCAGGCCCGCATCGACCGGCTCGACGAGCTGCACCGGCGCTGGGAGGAGGAGCACCAGCGGCTCAAGGACCTCGTCAACACGCTGCGCGTCCAGGCCAAGATCAGCCCGGACATGGCGTCGCGCTACCGCGCGATGGTGACGCGGCTGGAGAAGTTCGAGGCGGCCGGCCCGCCGCCGGAGCGGCCGAAGGAGCAGAAGGTACGGATGCGGCTCGGCGGCGGCCGTACCGGCGTCCGCGCGCTCGTCATCGAGGACCTCGAGCTGACCGGCCTGACCAAGCCGTGGTCGGCGGAGATCTTCTTCGCGGAGCGCGTCGCCGTCCTCGGCCCGAACGGCACCGGCAAGAGCCACTTCCTGCGCCTGCTCGCGGGCGAGAACGTCGCGCACACCGGCGTCGCGCGGCTCGGCGCGCGGGTCGTACCCGGGTACTTCGCCCAGACGCACGACGACCGGACGATCCAGGACAAGACGCTGGTCGAGGTGCTCTGGGAGGAGTCGCACGACCGCGGCAAGGCGATGGCGCGGCTGCGGCGGTACGAGCTCGACACGGCGGGCGACCAGAAGTTCCGGCACCTGTCGGGCGGGCAGCAGGCGCGCTTCCAGATCCTGCTGCTCGAGGTGCGCGGCGCGACGATGCTGCTGCTCGACGAGCCGACCGACAACCTCGACATCGCGTCCGCGGAGGCGCTGGAGGAGGGGCTGGCGGCGTTCGAGGGGACGGTCGTCGCGGTGACGCACGACCGGTGGTTCATGCGGTCGTTCGACCGGTTCCTGGTGTTCGGCGAGGACGGCGTCGTGTCCGAGGCGCTGGCGGCGCCGTAG